The Leadbetterella byssophila DSM 17132 DNA window CCTTAAAAACAGCATCCAAGCCTTTCATATCCTGGATTACGAAAGAAAAACTTACGGTTTCTTTGACCCTGCTTTCACTGATTCCACTTCGGCGATGGTTTATGGAATTCCTGCGCCTGCTGAAGTTGATACCTTGAATTATCACTACAGATTACAAAGCATCAGTAACAGAATAGGTTTTAAGGGATATTTTAAAGGGTTTAATTATCAGGTTTATGCGAAAAGTAGATTCTATAAATTGAACAACTCTGGATTCCCAACTTCTACTTTAAACTGGAAACCTGAATTTTATCTAGGGGGATTACTAGGCTATGTTTTTCCTGATTCAACGAACACCCTAGACCTTAGAGCTGAGATGGAGAGTCCTAAGAATTACCTAATAGATGCTACCTTATTCTATAAAGGTTTCGAGATAGGGTTTTATAATTCCGCCCGACCAGCAGGATTGTTTTACCAACGTTTCCAAAACGGAATACTCCAATACAGGAATGATTTGGAATCAGAGAATGCTAAAATATTGAGTGTTAAGTTGCCAGTTAATGTGGGTTCTTTCGGATTTGTGCCGGAATTGCGCTGGAGCAGTGTCAAAAATTATACTTATTTGGCCACTGTGCCGGAGGTTGCTCAGAAGAAGAGTGATTTGAATATGATACATATCGGTGGACAGATGGCCTACAGGAGCAAGAATTTTGAAGGTACTTACAGGATCTTCTATAACAGTAGTTCTGACAAAGAAGTGTATCCGATTCCTCAATTTACTCACCATGCAAATTTGGAATTCAATTTCCTTTATGCCAAGGTGCTTCGCATTTATACAGGCCTAGATATCTATCTGCAATCCAAATATCAAGGATTGTACTATTCTCCACTGGTAAACCAGTTTATAGCTAAACAAGGGCAAGAAACGGGTGGTGTACCTATTGCAGATCTATATTTGAAATTCCCAATAAGTAAGGGAAGAATAGCCTTGAACTGGCAGTTCTTGAATAAAGGCTGGGGTTGGAATGGAGTATTTACTACTCCGGGCTACGTGGGGCAACCCGGAGCTTTATTGATCAAGATTGATTGGCCTCTGTTTGATTAATACCACTTCTCTAAATGAGATTCAAAGAACAATACCTGTTCCTGCAGGTGATCTTGGATCACTTTGACCACTTGGTGTAAATCAAAAGCCTCTAAATGGGCTTCTTCTGTGAACAGGATTTGTACCGCAAAATTCACCGATTCCGGATCTACCTGCTCTATTAATTTAAAACCCCGGATGTCAGACACCCAGGGAGGAAGTTCTTGCAATACCTGTTTTGTGATCTCTAAGAAAGCTTGTTCTTTGTTTACAGGAATTACGAAAGTAATGTTTTTATAAATCATGCGTTGGCACGTTGAAAGGCAGCCGACTTCAACACTAAAGCGTAAGCGCCAAATAATAAACCATTGAACATTAAATCACCGGCTAACATGTTTTTGAAAAACGGTAATCCGGCTTGGTAAGATGCTACTATACCTACCCAATTGTGAGGGTAATGACCTAAAGTGGGATTCGCTATAGCTGCCTCAGGGTAGAAAAATGCGAAATTTGTAATCAAAAAGAATACTATAGATCCTGCTATTGAACCCAGAGCGATGTTCACTACATTCAGTTTCTTCAATGCAAAGTATCCAATGGCAAATACTGTAGCAAAAGCAAAGTACACTAGTGCAGAAGAGGTATACGTACCATAACCGTATTTGATCCCTACTAATACATCACTGATGGCTAGACATAGGAGCGGTATAGCTATTTTTAGTCGCCAATCTTTAATTACTGCCGCAGAAAACAGCATAACCGCCAACATAGGCGTAGAATTAAAGGGGTGCTCTATCAAGCGAAATCCTGTGACCAAAACGATCAGTCCTAAGGCCATTAAGCTTTTACGTGTATCTAATTTCATCATTCAATTTCTTTAATTGATACAAAGATAAACAAACTTTTACTTGTTTAGTACCCAGGTATCCTTACTTCCTCCACCTTGAGAGGAGTTTACTACTAGGGATCCCTTTTTTAAGGCCACGCGCGTCAATCCACCTGGAGTAACATGAATATCTTCTCCGTATAGAATGTAAGGGCGTAAATCTACATGCCTAGGCTCTATGGTTCCATCCATAAAGCAAGGGGATGTGGATAGGGAAATGGTAGGTTGGGCAATGTAGTTCCTAGGATTCTGAAGAATCTTCTGCTTAAAGAGCTCGTGCTCCTCTCTTGAGGCCTTTGGACCGATTAACATTCCGTATCCACCTGCTTCATTAGCCTCTTTAACCACCAAATGCTCAATATTCTTTAGCACATAGTCCCTGGATTTAGGATCTTCGCAGAGGTAGGTTTCTACGTTGTTAAGGATAGGTTCTTCCCCTAAGTAGTATTTGATGATCTTGGGCACATATGCATAGACTACCTTATCATCAGCTACACCTGTACCTAAGGCATTGGCTAGACCTATATTTCCTTTCTTATAAACGTTAAAAAGATGGGGTATGCCTATTAGAGACATAGGGTTGAAGTGGATGGGATCTATGAATAAATCATCTAGTCTTCTGTAAAGCACATCAACCGTCTTTAGTCCTTTGGTGGTACGAAGTTTAAGGAAATCATTCTCTACTATTAAATCTCTGTAGTCTACCAGCTCTACGCCCATTTGCTGGGCTAAATATGAATGCTCATAATAAGCAGAATTATAGATTCCCGGTGTTAAGACAGCGATAGTAGGTTCTGCCTTGCCTGAAATGTATTTTAAGGCTTGAAAAAGTTTTTCAGGATAATCTGATATGGATTTTACTTTAGCTTTGGATATTAATTTTGCTAATCCTTGTTTGGAAAGTTCCCGGCCTTGAAGCATATAGGACACTCCTGATGGACATCTAAGATTATCTTCTAGGATCACGAATTCCCCCTGGGCATTTCTGATTAAATCCGTACCCGTGATATGGATATAGATATCCTTCAAAGGCTTGACGTGCATACATTCTTTTAAGAAGCCTTTGGAGCTAAATATGGTTTCTGAAGGCATGACCTTATCCTCCAGTATTTTTTGCTCGCTATAGATATCTTTTAGGAATTCATTCAAGGCAAAGATCCTCTGTTTTAGTCCCTTTTCCAGGTGTTCCCACTCCTTTGCACGAATGATCCGCGGAATGATGTCTATAGGTATTATTCTTTCTATGCCCCCTTCTTCAGAATACACATTAAATGTGATACCCATATTCATCATGGAAACCTCCAGATTCTTTTGTCGGGCACGAAGTTCATCTAAGGAAAGGCTGTTAAAATAGTTATATACGGTTTCAGCACCTTCTCTGGGTAAGCCGGTGGATTCGCATAGTTCATCGTAAACGCCTGAGGTATTGTATTCTCCGAAGTTCATATGTAAAGGATTGATTACTAAAAATAAAGATTAATCTTTCATATATCCTTTGGTGTATGGGAAAATTGAGATAAATACTTGGAATATTTACATGTGAAAAAAATGGAGTGAACTTTCTGGTGGCCCACTTGATGAAATAAAAATTTGTTGTAATTTTGCACCCGTTCGGCGGGATGGTGGAATTGGTAGACACGCTACTTTGAGGGGGTAGTGGGCGTAAGCCTGTGAGAGTTCGAATCTCTTTCCCGTCACTGGTTTAAACAGGTCTTTGCGGCCTGTTTTCTTATTTTATAGTTGAAGCTATGTATTGATTATAAAATATTTAAGGATTTGCTATATAGTAAAAAAAGAGAGTCGGTTCTGGACTGACCCCGAAAAGTTGGACGGTTAAAAATTAAGTTTCTGAGAAATGAGTTCGATATTGAATCGGGCTCATTTTTTTTAGGTTTGACTTTATTCTTTCATGATTGTAATAGTAAATATAGTTTTTGATTTCCTTTTTTAGTTCTTCAATTGAATTGATTTTTTGGATGTAAAACATTTCAGCTTTTAGTGTTCCAAAGAAATTTTCAATAATGGCATTGTCTAGGCAATTTCCTTTTCTTGACATGCTTTGTACAATTCCCTTTTTCTTAAGCAGAGCTTGGAATTGTTTCATTTGATATTGCCATCCCTGGTCAGAGTGGAACAGTAGTTCGGTACTAGTAGGGATCTTTTTGAATGCCTTTTTGAGCATATCTACCACTTGGTCAAAACTAGGACGTTCACTTAACTGATAACTGATAATTTCTTGATTATAAAGATCCATTATCGGCGACAGATAAAGTTTTTTGTCTCGAACTTTAAATTCTGTGATGTCTGTTACCCATTTCTGATTTGGCCGATCCGCTTTAAAGTTACGTTGTAAAATATGAGGTGCTATTTTACCTTGATCTCCCCGATACGACTGGTATTTCTTCCTTCGAATCAAGCTCTTCAATCCCAATAAACTCATCAACTTTAAAACCGTTTTATGGTTGATGATCCGGCCTAGCTTTCGCAGCTCATCTGTAATCCTTCTGTAGCCATAACGCCCTTTATGCTTATGATAAATGCATTTAATGAGCTCCTTTAGCTCACCGTACTTGTCGCTTTTACTGCAGAGTTGATGATAATAAAAGCTACTTCTAGCCATATGAGAGCAATCTAACAATAACTGTAGATTAAACTCCGGCCTTAATTCTTGTATGGCTTTTGCGATTGTCCGCGGCGTTGTTCCTCCTCGGCTTGAATTAAGGCTCTCAACTTTTTTAGAAAAGCATTCTCACAACGTAAACGTTCGTTTTCTAATTCTAGCTCTTCTAATCTCGTTAAAGGTGCTTTGGGTTTGCGATTCATAGTTATGGGACGGCCTTTGGGTTTGCTTTCTAAACCGTTGACTCCAAAGGTAGCAAAATTCCTTTGCCAAGTGATTATGGTTGAGTCACTTGGAATACGAAATCTCAATCGCGCATCCTTTAAACTTAAATTCTCATTTTCGATAGCCTTTAAAACATTGAGTTTAAAAGATGAACTATAAGTCCGATTGCTCACCTTAGGTTCCAGGCCTTTTAAACCACCTATTTCATACTCTTGTAACCACTTCCGTAAAAGAACTTCCTTAATCCCCACGCTGTCACTTACTCTTACTATTGATTGATGTTTTTCTAAAACATCTTTTACACATCTTAGCTTAAACGCTAGATCATACTTTACTTTCCTGCTCATAAAAATGCCCCCAATTAGTGTCTAACTTTTTGGGGGCACTCTATTCTGACTCTCTTTTCTTATTTTAATTGGGAAGCTAAGATGCCAATTCCTTCTGTAAATGATCTAGGTGAATAACCTAAGTCCTTTATGGGTTTATCTAAAATAAAACCGGTCTTCGGTGGTCGTCTAGCCGTCTGAGTAAATTGGGTGCCATTCACCTCCTGAATCAGGTTTTTGTCCAATCCAAAGTAATCTGCAGTCATGACTGCCATCTGATAAGGATTCAATAGATCTTTTCCAGAGATATTATATATCCCCTGAGCTTTCTTCTCTACCATTAGGATACATCCTGCTGCGAGATCTTCTGCAAGGGTAGGAGTGCGCCATTGATCATTAACCACCTTGATCGTTTTTCCCGCTTCTAGAGAACCTTTAACCCATAGGATGATGTTCGAGCGACTCATATCATGGGCAATCCCATACACCAATACTGTTCTGGCTATGGACCAGTTGAGCGAGCTACTTTGCACCACCTTTTCTGCTGCAAACTTACTCCATCCGTAGAAACTTATAGGATTAGGTTCTGCATCTTCTGCATAAGGGCCTTCTTTTCCGTCAAAGATGAAGTCCGTGGAAACATGCAGGAAATAAGATCCAGTTTTTTCAGCTGCTTTTACTAAGTATTCAGTGGCATGGACATTGAGTTTCCAGCATTCTTCTTTATCTGTTTCACACTGATCAACGTTCGTCATTGCAGCTGTATGTATAATGGCATCCGGTGTTTCTTCTATAATGACGGCATTCACAGCTTCCGGATCAGTGATATCTAAACTTCTATATCTGTATCCATCTGATAGGGGCAAACGGTTTTCCCCTCTTGCTGTAGCAATTATATCTCCTTTACCTGCCAACTGTTGCACTAATTTCTGTCCCAAAAGACCATTGGAACCTGTAATTAATATTTTCATAAGTAAGTGTAGCCGTATTTTTTAGTTATCTTTTTTCTACTCATTTTCTTAGCAGTGATCTTCATCTTCTGATCTTCTACTGGTCGGTTAAATTCATCCGTCTTCACCGCTGCAATTTTATCTAACAGACTAAGGTCACCCACTACCTCCCCAAAAACGGTGTAATTCTTATCCAAGTGAGGAGTACCTCCAATGGTTTTGTAGGTTTCTCTCTGGGATGGAGTGTATTTCAATTGATTTCTTGTTTCAAATTTGTCCAGATCTTCGTCATTGAATTTCTTCCCTTGCACTATGTAAAACTGGCAAGCGCTGGATTTCTTTTCGGGATTATTGTCTCTGGCAGCCGCAATGACTCCTTTTTTGTGGAATCTTTCCGGATGATATTCAAAAGGTATCCTTTCCAGGTGATCTCCACCATTTCCTAATCTATCTCCGGGTTTAGCTTTTTTTGAATTGGGATCTCCTCCCTGAATCATAAAGTCCTTGATGACTCTATGAAAGAGTAGTCCATGGTAGAATTTTTTAGATACTAATGATGCAAAATTCTTCTTATGCAAAGGAGTTTCATCATAGAGGACGAAGCGTATCTTATCCTTACCTGAGGTTAGGGTATAAACCTTATCCCTTTTTTGAGCAAAGGCCGATATAGGAAGGATGGCTAATAGGAAGAGTATCTTTTTCATGCTCTGATTTGTTTCAATATTTCTGCACCTCCATTTTGTAGGACTTGTTCGGCGGCATGCTGACCTAAAAGAATAGGATCTGTTCCTCTGAATTCCATAGATACTTCTTCAGTTCCTTCTAGGTTAGTGATTCCTCCTTTGAAGAGGATTTCTTCCCCCTCCAAAGTAGCGTGTCCGAACACTGGAATAGAACAACCTCCATTCATTTCTTTTAAGAATGCTCGCTCGGCTTGTAAACATTTATACGTATTTTCATCGTTACAAGTGTTTTTTACGAAGGTCTTAATGTTCTCATCTAAGTTTTTTGCGATCTCTACTGTAACGGTGCCCTGTCCTACCGGAGGGATAAATTGATCCAAGGGAAACCTATGGACAATCAGTTCATCATATTCCATACGATGTACTCCGGCATAAGCTAGGGCCAAACCATCGCATTGACCGGAACGCATTTTTTGAATGCGGGTTTGCAGGTTTCCTCTCATATTCACTAATTTGATATGAGGATAATGCTTCTTAAAGAAAGCAATTCTACGTACAGATGAGGTCCCTATGGTGATAGGTGCGCTTAAATCCAAAGCCCGGTCAGCCACAAGTACATCTCCAGGGTATTCCCTTTCTGTAAATGCAATCAATTCAAAATCTTCTGCCAAACTACTCTGCATGTCTTTAGCGGAGTGTACAGCTATATGAATCTCACCATTCAGGAGTTTTTCTTCCAATTCTTCTGTGAATACACCTTTACTGCCAATTTTGGATAGGGCTACATCCAATACTTTGTCGCCTTTGGTTTCCATCCCCACTATCTCTGTTTCTGCTCCTGCAGCTTCCAGCCGACTTTTAATATAATTAGCCTGCCACATGGCTAATAGACTTACCCTCGTACCTATCCTTATTTTCATAATTTCATAAAATAATACGATCCAATAAATCCGGTAACGAATCCCCATATTGCACCTAGGAAGATTTGTCTACGGTTATGTGCACCTAAATATAGTCGGGCGCTTCCTAAAACCCCAACCAGAATTAGTGCACTTAAAATAACAGGAATCAGATTAGGATCCCCATATCTATAGTAAATGCCAAAGAAAATGCCCACAATGCCTCCTAATCCCGAGGTATGGGCTGATATTTTATCAAAGAAGTTAAATAGAAACAGTCCCAAAATATTCACACCCATGGCGGTGAATAGGACCGCAGTAGGCATAAAGACGCTGCCTTTTTCATTCAAAAAATAGGCCGTAGCGAAGTAAAATCCGGAGGTGAAGAGGTAAACTCTGGGTCTTTCTCTTCTATTATTCAAGGTATAATCTGAAATGAATTTCAGTTTATACTGGAGAAATACAAACAAGAGTGGGATAATGACGGTATACGTAAAGATCAGGAGAAATAAGGCCAGGAAGAGTCGATCTCCCATAAAAAGGTAAAACACGGGAAGAGGGGCCCATACCTTCAAGGCTATAACCAAATAGCAAGGTATAAATACCGGATGTAGGATATAGGAGAGGGCTTTTGATATTCTTTCTGACACTTTCAAATTTGTTTTCTTAATCGGGCTACCGGGATGCCCAGTTGTTCTCTGTATTTAGCTACGGTTCTTCGGGCTATGTTATAGCCTTTTGCTTTTAGTAATTTCTCTAATTTATCATCAGAGTGTGGAGCACTTTTTTCCTCTTCATCTATAAGTGCTTTCAGGGTGTTTTTAACCTCTCTGCTTGAGGCATCTTCCCCTGATTCTGTAGAAATACCTTCGGAAAAGAAATATTTTAGGGGATAAATCCCGAAATCTGTTTGTACAGATTTGCTATTGGCTACTCTTGAGACGGTTGAAATGTCCATGTCTATTTTGTCAGCAATATCCTTCAAGATCATGGGTTTTAGTTTACTTTCATCACCTTCTACGAAGAAGTTGAATTGGAAATCCACTATAGCCTCCATGGTTTTCAGTAGGGTTTGCTGTCTTTGCTTTATGGCATCTATAAACCATTTGGCAGCATCTAATTTTTGCTTGACAAAGGTCAGAGTCTCTTTGATCTGCTTGTTTTGCTTGTCGCTCTTAGAATAGGTATCGAGCATTTCCGAGAAAGACTTACTGATTTTAAGATCCGGAGCGTTTTTGGAGTTCAGAACGATCTCCATCTTTCCATTGACATAGGACACAATGAAATCAGGAATGAGATACGCCACATTGTTCTGTGTAGATATCATATTTCCCGGTTTAGGATTTAGTCGGGTGATATACTGGAAAACAGACTTTAGAGTTTCATCATCAATATTAAGTTTCTTTTGGATCTTATCGAAATGCTTCTTGCTGAATTCTTCGAAATAATCTTCCAGAATGATCAGTGCCAAATTACTTTCCTTAGTATTGGCACCTTTCTCAATCTGAAGGATCAAGCATTCTTTTAGATCTCTTGCTCCTATGCCTGCAGGTTCGAATTTCTGAATTTTGCGAAGAATTCCTTCCAACTCTTCCTCGTTTGTATAGATGTTTTGTCCGAAAGCCAGGTCGTTACAGATAGAACGAAGGGGTCTACGGATGTAGCCATCATCTTCTATGGAACCTATGAGTTGGGTACCAATAAGGGTTTCTCTCTCGCTGAGTTGAAGGAAGCCTAACTGCTGAAGGAGGGATTCTTGTAAAGATTCTGTAGAAATCACGGGCATGATTTCCTTTGGTTCATCCTGATATCCGTCAGACATTTTGTATCCCCTGTAATCATCGTCATAATCTTGATAGTCCAGATCTTCTAGGGGCGTTTCTTCAAATTCTTCTTTTTCTTTTCCTTCTTCTAATGCGGGGTTAATTTCTAATTCTTCTTCAATGCGCTGAGCCAATTCTGCTGTAGGGATTTGCAGCAGTTTGATAAACTGAATCTGCTGAGGTGAGAGCCTCTGCTGAATCGATTGACTTAGTACAAGTTTCTGCATTAGGTATTAAGGTTATGATATTCAAAGGTACTAAAGCTTCTCTATGTTATCAAATGCCCCTTTTATAGTACCCATTTTAAGTTCGGTTTCCCACCACTCTTTTCCGGGTAGAGATTCGGCTGTAATACCACCACCTGCATAAGTATATACCTCGCCATTTTCTATTTTCATGGTCCTTAGGTTTACAAAGAGGTGACTTTCTTCATCTACATTTATTGGACCTAAATATCCGCTATAGAATTCTCTATCGTATCCTTCTACTTCAGCCAGTAATTTTTCCGCAGCATCTTTAGGCATGCCGCATATGGCTGGAGTAGGGTGTAGTAGATTTAACATCACAGAGCTAAGGTTGGGATAGTTTACTTCCTTGTTGTCTATGATATAGTAGGTTCTAAGGTGTAGAAGTTTGCCGGCTTTAACGGTCTTTGGACCTTCTTCTTCAAATTCTCTCACCCTTATTTTCTTTAGACAATTGATGATATATCTGCCTACTAAGGCCTGCTCTTCTATTTCTTTATGTGTCCAAAGGGCGTCAATGGGTCGGATCTCCTTTCCGTTAACATCAAAAGCGGATTGGGTACCGGCTAAAGACATGGTAGTAAACACCTGTGCTTTGTCTTGTTTGACCAATATTTCCGGAGTGGCACCTAACCAAATCTGCTGTTTTTCAGGGAAGTAAACTAAGCTTACCATAGCATCACTATGGGTTTTGCAAAGCTTTTGAAATGCAGAAAAATAATCATTCCCTGCTAAAGTTCCCACCTTTTTCCTACGGGACAATACTACTTTTCTAGCTACATTATTCTGCAAGGACTTCACTAGTTGATCTACTTTTTGCATGTAGATCTCCTTATCTGAATCCTCATTCGAGGGAATAAGTTGAAATCCTGTGATATCTTTTTTGCATACAGAAATATTGAATTCAGACAGATCTATACTATCATTCGTGGAAGTGAAATGGTAGTCAGCAGGTAGGAACCAAAGTTTACTCTGGTCAAAGGGTACAAAAGCGAAGCCTGAAGGCAACTCTTCAAAGTCCATTTCTTCTACTTCCAGGAAATTCTTTTCAGAGACCATAAGGTGGAACTCTGTTTTCCCGGGCAGGCGATACAAGGCAAACGCCTTTTCCTCCTTCAGAAGGCTTAATATGGTGTGATTTACTTTACTTGTTGTAGCTAACATATCCCTGCTCATCCACTTTCAAATCTCCATTATTGTATTTTGATGGACATTTGAGAAGGATTTTATCTGCTTCAAAGTAATTACCTTCAAGATTAACTTTTCCTACCACCACTACTTTTTCGGACCTTTCCATGTCCTGCGGTTTCGGTTGGTTATGTACAACACGGAATTGACGGTTCGAGACAGAATCCACCATCAAGAATTCAAATCTATTGGGATTTATGGATGGCTCATATTTGATGCCTACAGGTTCTCCATTAGCATCTCTTGGTAATTCTCCTGTGACGTGCACAGATTTAGTATTACCTTCTTCTGCAAGCTTCTTTGCTTCACTGTAGCTCAAATAGGTGCTGGCATCGCCTATGGTAGTGATAATCATGGCAACGGCAATAGCTATCACTCCTAAAGCTATAATATGCGTCTTTTTCATTACTTTTTAATTTCCTTTTCTATTTTGCTGATTTTGCGATCAAGACGATACAAGTAGGTAAGAAAACCTACCATTATAATTAGCAAACCCACCACCACTACATAAATTTTGCCTTCAGAGCGCATTAGGTCAGCCATTTGGGCACCTTGGAACAAAAGTTTCATTCGTTTATCTTTTCGTTTATAAGTTTCAAACGGATTTTAAGGGTACTAATCCAGTTTCCAATCAGAATCCAGCCCAAAACGGCCGGCAGGAATACTATCCGCATGTTCATATCCATATCAGACCCGAAGGCCGGGTTCCCGCCATTACCGGGATGCAATGAATCAGTTAGTCTAGGTAAGATCCAAACCAAAGGCATAAAGGATGCGAAGGCAAAGATATTGTAGATGGCTGATAAACGGCCTCTTCTCTGTTCATCGTCAAACGAACCCCTTAAAACAAAGTAGGCACTATAGATTAAAAGGCCAACTTCCACTGCAATGATTTTAGGATCTTTTGGTAACCAATCCCCCCAAGTAAAATTCCCCCAAAGCATACCAGTGCAGAATCCAAGGATTCCGAATACCACTGAAACGGCAGCATATTGGGAGGCGTAAATATCGTATTTTATATCTCCAGATCTTAAATAGCGAACAGAATAGATCAGTGAGCTGACCATTAGAGCCATCATGCCAAACCACATAGGCACATGGAAATAGACCATTCGGATGGTCTCATTTAGAATTTCTCTTCTTGGAGTATCACCTAAGAATCCAAAGATGACACTATATATAAGGAGCCCAGCTCCGAGGAATTTCCACCAATACTTCTTCATGACTTCCACAAATAGGGGAACAACAAATAACTTAACGCGATTACAATTAAATCAATTCCAAAGATAGTCAATATTTCGTCATAAGAGGCAGAAACATCTAAGCCGTCCATGGCATTTTTGGAAAGACGAATGAGCATATTGATTAGAGGCAGTAATACAGGAAAACTAAGTACGGCCAATATACCTGAAGCATTATCTGTTTTGGAGGCTATACCTGCCAGTAGGGTCAGAGATGCGCTAAAGCCCAGAGATCCAAGGATCAGGGATAAGAAGTACATGCCAAAGTCCTGCACAGGGTTTCCCAATAAGGCCAGATACAAGGCGAATCCTAATAAGGAAAGGACTAAAAGCAGGAGAAAGTTAAAGATGATCTTGGCCATGATGATGGACTCTGGTTTGGCCAATTGATAATAGTATAACTGTCTTCCGGTGCTCTCTTTTCTAAAGCTATTGCCTGCTGAATTTACAGCCGAAAAGACCAGAATGATCCAGAATAGGGTGTTCCAAGTTATACTCTCTAATACTTGGATCTTTAGCATAAAGCTAATATAACAGAGGAATATGGTACATACCATGAAAAGTACCATGGTGTTTAAGGTACTTTGTTGCCTCAGTTCCAGTTTGATATCTTTCCAGATCAGATCACGGATTTCCTTCATTTTGCAATAATTTCAAGGCAAAGCCTAATACGGTATCTTTACGTTCTAGAAAATCAGAATAGCTTTGTTCTATGTGGTAGTCCGGTTGAACAAAGAAATCTTCTCTCTTCTTGCCTTCGGTATTATGTATTAGACTCATCAAGGGGATACGCACTTTAAGTCCAGAATTTTTCAGCTTGGCTGTATAGTCTAAACCTGCAAATGATCCCCAATCTGCCCCTCCTGGTGGAGTTCCCACAAAGATACCGCGTTCTTTGTTCTTAAGCAAAGCTATGGTAAAGGTAGTAGCAGAATAGGAGCCTCCATCCATTAATACTACCAGGTTTCCTTTGTAGTTATGTTTTTTGTTGGGTTTGTGCGCCTGTCCTTTATTATAGTAGGTTCTGTAGAATCCTTGTTCATTCTTTTTGTTCAAATAGGCCCTACCTGCTATGGTAGTTATTCCCAGATAGGGTTTGAATACCTTCTTGAATCCATTTTTGGTGACTGAAATGCTGTCGTACAGTTGAAAAGGTTCTTGCAAAACGCATTGCAGTAATCTTTTTACATTGACTATGGCTCCGCCTCCATTTCCTCTCATGTCTAAAATGAGACTTTGTATGCTGTCTTTTTCTATCTGTTTGAACCTGCTTTTCAAGGTCATTTTGAACTCTCTTTCATTTAATTTCTTTTTTCCTCTAAAGCTTAGGAGATCCAAATGGGCGATATGTAGCGTGCTGTCCAGAACTTTATAATCCAAATTCTTTCTAATCACTTGACCGTACCTCTTAGTGGTCCAGGTCAAGGCTTCTTTTGCTGTGAGAAAAGGTATAGTTTTGCTGGAAGTATCTATGATGATGGTAGCACTGTCTTTGGACCCATACCATCTATGATAATAAGTGGAAAATCTTCGTTCTAGGTTATAGTTTTTACTATATAAGTTGTCATTATCCGCTCCAAAAAGCTGACTGAACCTCTGGTAGTCTTCTAAAATATCAATGGAGTCAATTTTAAGGATTCTACTGCCTCTGGCAATAGAGGAGTCAGGAGATTGATTGTACTGGATATAGAAATGTTTATCGAATCTTTTCAGAATAAAAGGAAGGTACTTTGGGTTTTCGTTAGTCTCCGGCG harbors:
- a CDS encoding SDR family oxidoreductase translates to MKILITGSNGLLGQKLVQQLAGKGDIIATARGENRLPLSDGYRYRSLDITDPEAVNAVIIEETPDAIIHTAAMTNVDQCETDKEECWKLNVHATEYLVKAAEKTGSYFLHVSTDFIFDGKEGPYAEDAEPNPISFYGWSKFAAEKVVQSSSLNWSIARTVLVYGIAHDMSRSNIILWVKGSLEAGKTIKVVNDQWRTPTLAEDLAAGCILMVEKKAQGIYNISGKDLLNPYQMAVMTADYFGLDKNLIQEVNGTQFTQTARRPPKTGFILDKPIKDLGYSPRSFTEGIGILASQLK
- a CDS encoding peptidylprolyl isomerase: MKKILFLLAILPISAFAQKRDKVYTLTSGKDKIRFVLYDETPLHKKNFASLVSKKFYHGLLFHRVIKDFMIQGGDPNSKKAKPGDRLGNGGDHLERIPFEYHPERFHKKGVIAAARDNNPEKKSSACQFYIVQGKKFNDEDLDKFETRNQLKYTPSQRETYKTIGGTPHLDKNYTVFGEVVGDLSLLDKIAAVKTDEFNRPVEDQKMKITAKKMSRKKITKKYGYTYL
- the hemC gene encoding hydroxymethylbilane synthase, which encodes MKIRIGTRVSLLAMWQANYIKSRLEAAGAETEIVGMETKGDKVLDVALSKIGSKGVFTEELEEKLLNGEIHIAVHSAKDMQSSLAEDFELIAFTEREYPGDVLVADRALDLSAPITIGTSSVRRIAFFKKHYPHIKLVNMRGNLQTRIQKMRSGQCDGLALAYAGVHRMEYDELIVHRFPLDQFIPPVGQGTVTVEIAKNLDENIKTFVKNTCNDENTYKCLQAERAFLKEMNGGCSIPVFGHATLEGEEILFKGGITNLEGTEEVSMEFRGTDPILLGQHAAEQVLQNGGAEILKQIRA
- a CDS encoding phosphatase PAP2 family protein, translating into MSERISKALSYILHPVFIPCYLVIALKVWAPLPVFYLFMGDRLFLALFLLIFTYTVIIPLLFVFLQYKLKFISDYTLNNRRERPRVYLFTSGFYFATAYFLNEKGSVFMPTAVLFTAMGVNILGLFLFNFFDKISAHTSGLGGIVGIFFGIYYRYGDPNLIPVILSALILVGVLGSARLYLGAHNRRQIFLGAIWGFVTGFIGSYYFMKL
- the rpoN gene encoding RNA polymerase factor sigma-54, with the translated sequence MQKLVLSQSIQQRLSPQQIQFIKLLQIPTAELAQRIEEELEINPALEEGKEKEEFEETPLEDLDYQDYDDDYRGYKMSDGYQDEPKEIMPVISTESLQESLLQQLGFLQLSERETLIGTQLIGSIEDDGYIRRPLRSICNDLAFGQNIYTNEEELEGILRKIQKFEPAGIGARDLKECLILQIEKGANTKESNLALIILEDYFEEFSKKHFDKIQKKLNIDDETLKSVFQYITRLNPKPGNMISTQNNVAYLIPDFIVSYVNGKMEIVLNSKNAPDLKISKSFSEMLDTYSKSDKQNKQIKETLTFVKQKLDAAKWFIDAIKQRQQTLLKTMEAIVDFQFNFFVEGDESKLKPMILKDIADKIDMDISTVSRVANSKSVQTDFGIYPLKYFFSEGISTESGEDASSREVKNTLKALIDEEEKSAPHSDDKLEKLLKAKGYNIARRTVAKYREQLGIPVARLRKQI
- a CDS encoding chorismate-binding protein yields the protein MLATTSKVNHTILSLLKEEKAFALYRLPGKTEFHLMVSEKNFLEVEEMDFEELPSGFAFVPFDQSKLWFLPADYHFTSTNDSIDLSEFNISVCKKDITGFQLIPSNEDSDKEIYMQKVDQLVKSLQNNVARKVVLSRRKKVGTLAGNDYFSAFQKLCKTHSDAMVSLVYFPEKQQIWLGATPEILVKQDKAQVFTTMSLAGTQSAFDVNGKEIRPIDALWTHKEIEEQALVGRYIINCLKKIRVREFEEEGPKTVKAGKLLHLRTYYIIDNKEVNYPNLSSVMLNLLHPTPAICGMPKDAAEKLLAEVEGYDREFYSGYLGPINVDEESHLFVNLRTMKIENGEVYTYAGGGITAESLPGKEWWETELKMGTIKGAFDNIEKL